A window of Metabacillus sp. B2-18 contains these coding sequences:
- a CDS encoding 2OG-Fe(II) oxygenase, translating into MSLDTLQKSKNELLSDINELITGMDMAEKINMQLLLSLAVGGLAPNNNKGSDEISENAFNIAVELMTQFRDAGLVKYERPSFMTNELLNALIKESKEVRKIAVRPGKHYLSPAGKVAEELALSNELVQYVNDALGYKVIPNEISSYLYYEEPGDGIPAHVDSDVFSINCIIGLSHEMGDHVENPSSLVVYSNDGKPKRILLKPGELVLLLAGGSVHEREPVVEGEKVSILTVGLRRG; encoded by the coding sequence ATGAGTTTAGATACCTTACAAAAATCTAAAAACGAATTATTAAGTGATATAAATGAGTTAATTACAGGCATGGATATGGCTGAAAAAATAAATATGCAATTATTGCTATCTCTTGCTGTTGGTGGGCTTGCACCAAACAACAACAAGGGATCTGATGAAATTTCAGAGAACGCTTTCAATATAGCTGTGGAACTTATGACACAGTTTAGAGATGCAGGGCTAGTAAAATATGAAAGACCTTCATTTATGACTAATGAATTACTAAATGCTTTAATAAAAGAATCTAAAGAAGTACGAAAAATTGCTGTAAGACCGGGTAAGCACTACTTATCTCCTGCTGGAAAAGTAGCTGAGGAACTAGCATTAAGCAATGAATTAGTTCAATATGTAAACGATGCCCTTGGTTATAAGGTTATTCCTAATGAAATAAGCTCATATTTATATTATGAGGAACCAGGCGATGGAATCCCCGCACATGTTGATTCAGACGTGTTTTCAATTAACTGCATTATTGGTTTATCACATGAGATGGGGGACCATGTAGAAAATCCATCCTCATTAGTTGTTTATTCTAATGATGGAAAACCAAAAAGAATTTTATTGAAACCAGGTGAGTTAGTTCTTTTATTAGCTGGTGGTTCTGTTCATGAACGAGAACCAGTTGTTGAAGGAGAAAAGGTATCTATACTTACAGTAGGGCTTAGAAGAGGTTAA